The Penaeus monodon isolate SGIC_2016 chromosome 13, NSTDA_Pmon_1, whole genome shotgun sequence genome contains a region encoding:
- the LOC119580147 gene encoding venom protease-like isoform X2 — translation MIKNLCALHVRTSHPWRQWVNLGIPGAQLIHHIHFQSSLVGKIYRLTMLWLGTILLFVYTADGQGSCGSQDECSSYLSLVKQKNEPSVKPLFNTTLGDELLNYVSRCCESASSKPIIPTEEECGFSEAPGPANDLQRRGAWPWLATIGLRDKGIFRALCGGSLITRRHVLTVAHCVKASNNTFFVRLGDYHLTSTDDADHIELVALNHTDPGYNEISRRDDISIITLERDVVFSDYIRPVCLPFNYRADDFVNKRLAVVGYGSAVFGDKPSELPIAAVLKVSSLGTCQRSYSQLQLGMRITLTDSQMRAGGGNGDSCTGDSGGPLNYYDINTRRFYIAGIVSFGFGCGLPDFPGVYTRVGAYLHWIENTLNVST, via the exons ATGATTAAGAACCTGTGCGCATTGCACGTACGTACATCCCATCCCTGGCGGCAGTGGGTTAACCTTGGGATCCCGGGCGCGCAGCTCATCCACCACATACACTTCCAGTCCTCCCTCGTTGGCAAAATTTACCGGCT AACAATGTTGTGGTTGGGaacaattttgttatttgtttacacaGCAGACGGTCAAG GTAGCTGTGGCTCCCAGGATGAGTGTTCTTCTTACCTGAGCCTCGTTAAACAGAAGAATGAACCTTCTGTAAAGCCACTCTTCAATACGACATTAGGAGA TGAGCTGTTGAACTACGTTTCGAGATGCTGCGAATCAGCCTCTTCGAAGCCTATCATTCCTACCGAGGAAGAGTGCGGTTTCTCGGAGGCTCCGGGTCCTGCAAACGATCTTCAGAGG CGTGGCGCATGGCCGTGGCTTGCTACCATCGGACTACGTGACAAGGGCATATTTCGAGCACTGTGTGGGGGATCCCTTATCACACGTCGCCATGTTCTCACCGTAGCTCACTGCGTAAAAGCTTCCAATAACAC CTTTTTCGTTCGTCTTGGGGACTATCACCTGACTAGCACTGACGATGCAGACCACATAGAACTGGTCGCTTTGAATCACACGGATCCTGGATATAATGAAATCAGCAGAAGAGACGATATTTCGATTATTACTCTGGAGAGAGACGTTGTATTCAGTG ACTATATTCGACCAGTGTGTCTTCCATTCAACTACCGAGCCGACGATTTCGTAAATAAGCGTCTAGCCGTCGTTGGTTATGGCTCTGCCGTCTTTG GTGATAAACCCTCGGAATTACCAATTGCTGCAGTGCTGAAAGTGTCAAGTTTAGGCACCTGTCAAAGAAGTTACAGTCAGTTACAGCTGGGAATGAGAATCACCCTAACTGACTCGCAGATGCGTGCAGGTGGTGGCAATGGGGACTCCTGTACT GGTGACAGCGGCGGGCCTCTGAACTACTATGATATCAACACCCGCCGGTTTTATATTGCTGGCATAGTGTCGTTCGGCTTTGGATGCGGCCTTCCGGATTTTCCTGGAGTCTACACGCGTGTGGGAGCTTATCTGCACTGGATAGAGAACACATTAAATGTCAGCACTTAG
- the LOC119580147 gene encoding venom protease-like isoform X1 produces MIKNLCALHVRTSHPWRQWVNLGIPGAQLIHHIHFQSSLVGKIYRLTMLWLGTILLFVYTADGQGGSRCVSLGDSNGSCGSQDECSSYLSLVKQKNEPSVKPLFNTTLGDELLNYVSRCCESASSKPIIPTEEECGFSEAPGPANDLQRRGAWPWLATIGLRDKGIFRALCGGSLITRRHVLTVAHCVKASNNTFFVRLGDYHLTSTDDADHIELVALNHTDPGYNEISRRDDISIITLERDVVFSDYIRPVCLPFNYRADDFVNKRLAVVGYGSAVFGDKPSELPIAAVLKVSSLGTCQRSYSQLQLGMRITLTDSQMRAGGGNGDSCTGDSGGPLNYYDINTRRFYIAGIVSFGFGCGLPDFPGVYTRVGAYLHWIENTLNVST; encoded by the exons ATGATTAAGAACCTGTGCGCATTGCACGTACGTACATCCCATCCCTGGCGGCAGTGGGTTAACCTTGGGATCCCGGGCGCGCAGCTCATCCACCACATACACTTCCAGTCCTCCCTCGTTGGCAAAATTTACCGGCT AACAATGTTGTGGTTGGGaacaattttgttatttgtttacacaGCAGACGGTCAAG GTGGCTCTCGCTGTGTCTCACTTGGTGATTCGAACG GTAGCTGTGGCTCCCAGGATGAGTGTTCTTCTTACCTGAGCCTCGTTAAACAGAAGAATGAACCTTCTGTAAAGCCACTCTTCAATACGACATTAGGAGA TGAGCTGTTGAACTACGTTTCGAGATGCTGCGAATCAGCCTCTTCGAAGCCTATCATTCCTACCGAGGAAGAGTGCGGTTTCTCGGAGGCTCCGGGTCCTGCAAACGATCTTCAGAGG CGTGGCGCATGGCCGTGGCTTGCTACCATCGGACTACGTGACAAGGGCATATTTCGAGCACTGTGTGGGGGATCCCTTATCACACGTCGCCATGTTCTCACCGTAGCTCACTGCGTAAAAGCTTCCAATAACAC CTTTTTCGTTCGTCTTGGGGACTATCACCTGACTAGCACTGACGATGCAGACCACATAGAACTGGTCGCTTTGAATCACACGGATCCTGGATATAATGAAATCAGCAGAAGAGACGATATTTCGATTATTACTCTGGAGAGAGACGTTGTATTCAGTG ACTATATTCGACCAGTGTGTCTTCCATTCAACTACCGAGCCGACGATTTCGTAAATAAGCGTCTAGCCGTCGTTGGTTATGGCTCTGCCGTCTTTG GTGATAAACCCTCGGAATTACCAATTGCTGCAGTGCTGAAAGTGTCAAGTTTAGGCACCTGTCAAAGAAGTTACAGTCAGTTACAGCTGGGAATGAGAATCACCCTAACTGACTCGCAGATGCGTGCAGGTGGTGGCAATGGGGACTCCTGTACT GGTGACAGCGGCGGGCCTCTGAACTACTATGATATCAACACCCGCCGGTTTTATATTGCTGGCATAGTGTCGTTCGGCTTTGGATGCGGCCTTCCGGATTTTCCTGGAGTCTACACGCGTGTGGGAGCTTATCTGCACTGGATAGAGAACACATTAAATGTCAGCACTTAG
- the LOC119580147 gene encoding venom protease-like isoform X3, with protein sequence MLWLGTILLFVYTADGQGGSRCVSLGDSNGSCGSQDECSSYLSLVKQKNEPSVKPLFNTTLGDELLNYVSRCCESASSKPIIPTEEECGFSEAPGPANDLQRRGAWPWLATIGLRDKGIFRALCGGSLITRRHVLTVAHCVKASNNTFFVRLGDYHLTSTDDADHIELVALNHTDPGYNEISRRDDISIITLERDVVFSDYIRPVCLPFNYRADDFVNKRLAVVGYGSAVFGDKPSELPIAAVLKVSSLGTCQRSYSQLQLGMRITLTDSQMRAGGGNGDSCTGDSGGPLNYYDINTRRFYIAGIVSFGFGCGLPDFPGVYTRVGAYLHWIENTLNVST encoded by the exons ATGTTGTGGTTGGGaacaattttgttatttgtttacacaGCAGACGGTCAAG GTGGCTCTCGCTGTGTCTCACTTGGTGATTCGAACG GTAGCTGTGGCTCCCAGGATGAGTGTTCTTCTTACCTGAGCCTCGTTAAACAGAAGAATGAACCTTCTGTAAAGCCACTCTTCAATACGACATTAGGAGA TGAGCTGTTGAACTACGTTTCGAGATGCTGCGAATCAGCCTCTTCGAAGCCTATCATTCCTACCGAGGAAGAGTGCGGTTTCTCGGAGGCTCCGGGTCCTGCAAACGATCTTCAGAGG CGTGGCGCATGGCCGTGGCTTGCTACCATCGGACTACGTGACAAGGGCATATTTCGAGCACTGTGTGGGGGATCCCTTATCACACGTCGCCATGTTCTCACCGTAGCTCACTGCGTAAAAGCTTCCAATAACAC CTTTTTCGTTCGTCTTGGGGACTATCACCTGACTAGCACTGACGATGCAGACCACATAGAACTGGTCGCTTTGAATCACACGGATCCTGGATATAATGAAATCAGCAGAAGAGACGATATTTCGATTATTACTCTGGAGAGAGACGTTGTATTCAGTG ACTATATTCGACCAGTGTGTCTTCCATTCAACTACCGAGCCGACGATTTCGTAAATAAGCGTCTAGCCGTCGTTGGTTATGGCTCTGCCGTCTTTG GTGATAAACCCTCGGAATTACCAATTGCTGCAGTGCTGAAAGTGTCAAGTTTAGGCACCTGTCAAAGAAGTTACAGTCAGTTACAGCTGGGAATGAGAATCACCCTAACTGACTCGCAGATGCGTGCAGGTGGTGGCAATGGGGACTCCTGTACT GGTGACAGCGGCGGGCCTCTGAACTACTATGATATCAACACCCGCCGGTTTTATATTGCTGGCATAGTGTCGTTCGGCTTTGGATGCGGCCTTCCGGATTTTCCTGGAGTCTACACGCGTGTGGGAGCTTATCTGCACTGGATAGAGAACACATTAAATGTCAGCACTTAG
- the LOC119580149 gene encoding CLIP domain-containing serine protease 2-like produces the protein MLWLGVIFVICMVDGQSLAAVNCGSRSSCPGYLELARQKSNPSLQLFFGTVLGKELLKFTERCCNSLIPSEEECGISEPTGPITDLQRRGAWPWYAALSPYPGDEFLVVCGGTLITRRHVLTAAHCLVLPNSLTLKYTRLGEYDLNVKNEANYVELGFARYEEAGYDANRDIAIITLDSDVEFNDFIRPACLPFNYEDEDFVNQHLAVVGYGHTSDGRSSPVPVAAVVPVVDLATCKQKYRNSDRITDSVICAGNGNDACLGDGGSPLNYFDVNTSRFYVVGIVSFGSNACGLSGIPGGYTRVGAYLGWINDTISNDPA, from the exons ATGCTGTGGCTGGGAGTGATCTTTGTTATTTGCATGGTGGACGGGCAAA GTCTTGCTGCAGTCAACTGTGGCTCCCGAAGTTCCTGCCCTGGGTACCTTGAACTCGCTCGTCAGAAAAGCAATCCTTCGCTACAACTTTTCTTCGGGACAGTATTAGGCAA AGAGTTGCTGAAGTTCACCGAAAGATGCTGCAATTCTCTTATTCCATCTGAGGAAGAATGCGGCATCTCTGAACCGACAGGTCCTATAACAGACCTCCAGCGG CGTGGCGCATGGCCCTGGTACGCAGCCCTCAGTCCCTATCCCGGCGACGAATTTTTGGTGGTTTGCGGAGGAACACTTATTACCCGACGCCATGTACTCACCGCGGCTCACTGTTTGGTTTTACCAAATTCATTAACTCT GAAATACACCCGCCTTGGTGAGTACGATTTGAATGTCAAGAACGAGGCCAATTACGTTGAGCTTGGCTTCGCGAGGTATGAGGAAGCTGGGTATGACGCTAACAGAGACATCGCCATCATCACTCTGGATTCTGATGTCGAGTTTAATG ATTTCATACGGCCAGCCTGCCTTCCATTCAACTACGAAGATGAGGACTTCGTGAACCAACATCTCGCCGTTGTTGGTTATGGCCACACTTCGG ATGGCAGATCATCTCCAGTGCCCGTGGCCGCAGTGGTTCCGGTGGTTGACTTGGCTACATGCAAACAAAAGTATCGTAATAGTGATCGAATCACGGACTCTGTCATATGCGCAGGGAATGGCAATGATGCATGCCTG GGCGACGGTGGGTCGCCGCTCAACTACTTCGACGTAAACACAAGCAGATTCTACGTGGTTGGCATTGTGTCGTTTGGATCGAATGCCTGCGGTTTATCAGGTATTCCAGGTGGCTACACGCGCGTTGGAGCCTACCTAGGCTGGATTAATGATACCATCAGCAATGATCCTGCTTGA